CACGCTTTCATGGTTTTTCAATGATGAAAAAAGCAGGCTGGCCGATTCCATCCTCCACAAGTTGGACAGGATCACCTTATGGGTCCCGGCCATCTGGACGCTTGAATTCGCCAACGCTCTGATTAACGCCCGGAGACGCAAACGGATATCGGAAAAAGAACACGTGGCGATTCTCGATCACGCCGCCCGTCTTCCGCTGATCGCCGATGCCGAAATCCACTCCCTGTCCGGAATCACCGGCTTGGCGCAACGGTATGGACTCACCAGTTATGACGCCGCTTATCTTGAATTGGCGTTGAGGAAAGATCTGCTTCTGGCCACGCTGGATGAAGCATTGGCAAAAGCGGCGGTTGAGGCGGGTGTAACGCTGTTGACGTAATCGCCTTTGCCCTCATTCCCTCCGCACTTCCACTTTCATCATATGGGTGGCGCAGGAGATGCAAGGGTCGTAATTGCGCACAGCCTGTTCCAGCCGCAATGTGAGCTGATCGTCCGCCATGGATGCGTTGGCCCCGGCGAATTCGCCAAGGTCGTTTTCCATCATCTTCTGGTTCTGCGACGTGGGGGGGATGATGCGGGCGTCCTGGATGATCCCTTTGCCGTCTATCCGGTACTTGTGCCAAAGTATCCCGCGCGGCGCCTCCGAGCAGCCATAGCCGACGCCGGCTTTCGGCTCCACCTCCACATGCGGCCTTTCGGGCTGTTCATAGCTTTCGATAATCCTTATCGCCTCGCCGCAGGCGTACAGCGTCTCCACCGCGCGCACGATGACGCTCTGGAACGGGTTCATCACCGCGTCGCCGATCCCCGCCTCCTTTGCGGCGTACATCGCATCCTGCGAAAGCTTGCCGAAGTTCAGGTTATAGCGCGCCAGCGGCCCCACGTGATAGGCGCCTTTCCCTTTCATCACAGAATGCAGCGCGTTGGAATGTGGGACGTGCTCCTCCTCGAAGTGGTTTTCGTATTCGTTCAGGGCGATGTTAAGCCCCTTGCTGGACACCAGCCTCCCCTCGCACATCGGGTACTCATCGGGGTGGGTTAGCGCCACATATTCGTAGTCCCGCGTGAAATCCGGGAAATCCAGCCCCGCCACAAGCTTCACCGCTTCCATGGCGAAGTCCCGCGACCATTTTAGATTTTCCAGCAACGGCTCAAGTTCCTTGCGCGACGGCGCCCTGTAAAATCCCCCCACCCGCACGTTCACCGGGTGTATCTCCCTTCCGCCGACTGTGGTGACGATGGAGTTGCCGGTCTTTTTAAGCTTCAACGCCTTTTCCACCACCCCCTTGTGGTCGGCCGCCATGTGGATGGCGCTTTCATAACCGAGAAAATCGGGGAGATGGAGCATGAACACGTGCAGGGCGTGGCTTTCAATCCATTCGCCGCAATAGATCAGTCTGCGAAGCTCCCGCAACTGCCCCTCCACCTTTATCCCAAGGGCGTTCTCTATGGCGTGGACGGAGCTCATCTGGTATGCGATGGGGCATATGCCGCAGATCCGGGCGGTGATGTCCGGCGCCTCGGTGAACATCCTGCCGCGCAGGAACGCCTCGAAAAACCGTGGCGGCTCGTATATGCGAAGCCTGGCCTCCTTCACGGCGCCATCCTTGATGGTCACCGTAAAGCCTCCCTCGCCCTCCACCCGGGCAAGGGCCTCCACCTTTATCGTCTTGTCCTTTTTCATCGCTCCCCGCCCGCCTTTCGAAAAGGCTCCGCCCATGCGTTAAACCCGTGGAACGCCCGTGATACCCCCGCGTCGTCCACTCCCATCTCCTTCCACCGGGCCGATATGGATCCGGTGTTGGGGGATTCGGCAGGCCCGAAGCATCCGTAGCATCCCC
This is a stretch of genomic DNA from Nitrospinota bacterium. It encodes these proteins:
- a CDS encoding type II toxin-antitoxin system VapC family toxin, encoding MEKRRPGAVVDCSITLSWFFNDEKSRLADSILHKLDRITLWVPAIWTLEFANALINARRRKRISEKEHVAILDHAARLPLIADAEIHSLSGITGLAQRYGLTSYDAAYLELALRKDLLLATLDEALAKAAVEAGVTLLT
- a CDS encoding Ni/Fe hydrogenase subunit alpha — its product is MKKDKTIKVEALARVEGEGGFTVTIKDGAVKEARLRIYEPPRFFEAFLRGRMFTEAPDITARICGICPIAYQMSSVHAIENALGIKVEGQLRELRRLIYCGEWIESHALHVFMLHLPDFLGYESAIHMAADHKGVVEKALKLKKTGNSIVTTVGGREIHPVNVRVGGFYRAPSRKELEPLLENLKWSRDFAMEAVKLVAGLDFPDFTRDYEYVALTHPDEYPMCEGRLVSSKGLNIALNEYENHFEEEHVPHSNALHSVMKGKGAYHVGPLARYNLNFGKLSQDAMYAAKEAGIGDAVMNPFQSVIVRAVETLYACGEAIRIIESYEQPERPHVEVEPKAGVGYGCSEAPRGILWHKYRIDGKGIIQDARIIPPTSQNQKMMENDLGEFAGANASMADDQLTLRLEQAVRNYDPCISCATHMMKVEVRRE